The window AATGGATCTGCAGGTGGGTGTCATCTTGAACTGGTGTAGTAGCAGTGTACAATATATATTGTTCTCGTGAGTTCTACAATCATGTTGTtaatcttttcttttgtgcatCAAAAGCTAAtcagtaaaaatatattttttctgctTCTTTCTGGTTAGAAATttagttggtaaaaaaaaaatcatataataagTTTGTTAATTATGTAAAATAATCAGTAGTTATACTAAATTCCTTGGGAACCATAGCATTTCTACATGGTTTCAGTGAGGTGGCCAAGTAAGTCTACTACCTTGACTGTGTAATGGATTCTTCATGATTCTGTGAAAACTATGTATGTCTTGTTTTTTGTTATATCTTTTATTTTAGATAACGGTGTAACCTGTCGAATACATAAGTTGTTCTTGTTGAATAGTTGGAATAAGTAGATTATTGCCAAGCATGTTAACTGCTCTTCTTTAAAAATAACTAAATTAGGTGCCAAGTATTCCAGTGCGCTCGTATGTCAAGAACACAGTTTTGTTCTTGGTGATCTTTTTTCATGTTGATTGTGCTGGCTTGGTTTGTCGACTATGTAATTTTTCAGTTTGAACTTTCTGTGTTaatctgtgtgtgtgtgcgtttttttttttttggggggcagAAGATGGCCAAGAGAATACAAATGATGATGGTCCAGAGAATAATCCACAATATACAACTGTATATGTTGGTAACCTTGCTCACGAGGCAAGCATTCATTTCTCTCTTATTTGATTTTGTGCAAGCATCAACATCTCTTTTATATATACAAATTTcagtagtttttattttttaaaataaaccatGTTATGAAGCTTGTATTGATGCTTTGATGGATATCCTGCTTGTGCCTCATTACAATTTTGAATATTTAGTCACTTGTTGAAGCTTGTCATGCTTGTTTGATCGTAATTATTGCGAGTTTAGTTTTGGCGGAAGGGGATGGGGGTCATTTTTCTTTGTTGTAAGTTGAAATGTAAAATGGCAGGTTACACAACTGGATCTCCATCGCCAATTCCATGGCCTTGGTGCTGGAGTCATTGAGGAAGTTCGTATACAGCGTGAGAAAGGATTTGGTTTTGTAAGATACAGTAACCATTCTGAAGCTGCTCTGGCTATCCAAATCGGGAATGGTCAAATTCTATGTGGGAAACCAATCAAGGTAGAGTTGAATTATTTGCGCTCATTTTCTCTGAAGTGGAaagcttattttttaaaatattttttggatttgacCTGTCTAGTATCAGATTTTTTTGAATCTTTGAAACTACATAATTAGAATTGTTAGTATTGGCTTGACAAGACTTGTTTTGATGGCATGCTTCAGTTCAATCTGCCTTTCAAGCACTGCTTGTTTACTATTTggatgaatttaaatgaaacttttATTGGGAAAAGATGTGATAATCTCTTTCTTCAAGACTGGGTTTACTCAACTTTGATTCCTTTAGGAGATGAATCTGATACAGGTATTGAACTTGACTTGTGCTAAACAGTGTCAAACTAGGCTCCCAGCCGGTCAGGGTGCACTTTGACCCATTCTGTGTTTGTTGACACTCATTATGCTCGTTCATGACTGGAAAATTTTTACTAGATCGGTGATGAGAAACGAAGAGAGGGAATATACATAAGTTGGAAAAGTTGCTCAAGTAGCCTTTGTGAAAGAGCTAATGTTACCTACTTTCTACCATATTGGAGTACAAAAGATACCTTTTAAAGGATGAATTATCCATTATGCCGTCAAATTAGATTAAAATCCTTGACTGGCCAAGTCTTTATGCTTTACTGCTTTAAGTTTTAGATATAAGATACAAGAACACTTCAAATGTAGATATAAAGCACAGGATCAAGGTAAAGTTTCACATACATATGATCAAAATGATATATCTTGAAGCTTTAATTTGATGATATAAGTGAGCTATCATAATAAAATAGACAAAATATCGGTGTGGTTGCTGTGGAGACCCCCAAATAAGACCAAGTCTCAGTGACTGACAAAGGCCTAACTTAGATGTGGTTAGTATTTTGAAATGTAGTTGCTTCATGTTTCCAAGTAATCTCATACAAGACTATCACCTCACACATACTCCACACCTTCACCTGATGCTTTGAAGAAGCCGACCCACGAATGATGTTCTACATTGCACCTTTGGTATGTGAATGTCATCCGTCCGACATGCAACTTTGTGAAGTTGTGATCTGCCCAGGTGGATGAAGTGTAATATCGAATTGATTTATCCTAGTAGTTTCTTTTCTCTAGGTTTATTTTTATGCAGATAGATTTTGCGGTAGAGCAACAGATTATGGATATTTGATTCGTGCATTCATTTGTTCATGTTTCAGTGTTCTTGGGGCAGCAAACCAACACCACCGGGTACATCCTCTGCACCACTGCCCCCACCTGCAGCTGCTCCATTCCCCGGACTCTCTGCAGCTGACCTCTTTGGCTACGACCCTGCATTGGCACTGAGCAAGATGAGCTCCAGCCAGTCACTGATGCATGCCCAGGGCCAGCATGCTCTGAAGCAAGCTGCGATGGCAATGGGCGCAGGCGGCAGCCAAGCTATCTACGATGGTGGTTTCCAAAACGCGAGCGCAGCCCAGCAGCTCATGTATTACTAGTGATTGGTTGTCTCCGCAGACCAAACAATTCGCTGACCATCTTATAGCTTTTCCCTTTATGGTTCCGTATATTTCTCTCTTATACCTCATCTTCTGCTATGTTTCGTTGTCTGGCCGTTGTGCTGCCCCTCCTCTCGTTTGTGATCGAATTATCGAACGATCGTGTAGGCACATGGAATGTTTTGTAGGGTTTGATAAGACTACCTGGGGAGCTTTTATTCTacattttctttcccttttttgcttCTTGTTTGTAAGATCTTGAGGGCATCCTCATTGTCTTGTTTTTATGGTTTGATTCTTATATGTAAAATCCCTGATGGGGGTACTCTTGTCTTTGTCAATACTAATCTCCAAATCTCCATGCGTCATCTGTGTACATTTCTGTAAACGAGTCTCTAGTTCTTGCTAGGCGATTGCTAGCTTTCACCAACCGTGCTGATCGACCGCCGAAGTAGTTGATTCGTGACGTTGAGATCTGGAAGATGAATCGCCGATCCTCCGGTGTTCGATCAAGAGAGATCAAGGGCACGGTGATCCTGTAAGCAGGAGCTCGAGAAGACGAGGGGTCCGCAGGAGATTCGCTCACATCACAGCCCCCAGCAATGTCTTGTCGCAGGCACCTTCCGCGCGTTTCATGGGCGGGGAAGCGTCGTTCCGAACCCTTTGCGTTGACCGCATCGGGGACTAAATTTGGGGATTTGAGGTGCTGCTCAGCGGTGGAAGCCCGCGCATTTCTGACCCCTCTCGACCCAGATTTGTTCTCTCCGACGCGAAGCTCGACGGCTCCACTATAAATCTGGGAAATGGGAGTCACGGGAGCCGGCGAGGACGACGAGGACGATGATGGGTCCTTCGAGAGCTCTGTTGCTGGTCATCGCCATCGCTTGCTGCCTGAGTTCATCGGCGATGAACGTGACCTACGATGGAAGAGCAATAATCATCGATGGCCAACGCCGGGTTCTCATCTCCGGCTCCATTCATTATGCACGGAGCACCGCCGAGGTTGGTCACCGCTCTACCTTCTCCCTCCAATGACATTGGCGAAATCCGTATCGCCTATGATTTTAACCCATTTGTGCTTTGATGGTGTTTCAGATGTGGCCAGATCTGATACAGAAGGCAAAGGAGGGTGGAGTCGATGCCATCGACACCTACATCTTTTGGAACGCTCATGAACCAAGCCGTGGAGAGGTTCCCCAAAATCTCGACTTTGCTGCATTGCCATATCCATTACATCAAGTGATTGGTCATCTAATGAGCAGCCTCTCTTACGTTCTCTTTCGGGCAGTACAATTTCGAGGGCAACCTGaacttcatcaagttcatcaagatTGTGCAGGATGCCGGCCTCTACGTAGTTCTCCGGATTGGACCATATGTTTGTGCTGAGTGGAACTATGGGTAAAATCTTAGCAACTTTATTTAGAGAATATTCTTGGTGCTGTGGCCATAACATCATGTGTGATCGGGTTCAGTTCTTTTGCAGGGGTTTTCCTGTGTGGTTACATCAGATTCCAGGAATTGAACTGAGGACCAATAATGACATCTTTAAGGTACCTTTCTAgcttttttatttctattaatTATCTGCTATTTCAGTGAATTTTCTGTTTAAAGTGATTATTAATTATGAGGCAAAAAGACTTTTAACATGTCCTCTATTCCATCGTGTAGGCTGAGATGCAAACTTTCACAACTTTGATAGTGAGCATGATCAAAAAGGAAAAACTATTAGCTCCAGAAGGTGGACCGGTCATCATAACACAGGTTGGGTAGTCAGTGAAAACACAAACGCTTCTGTTATATAATGTCTTTCTGCAAGGAAGATCTGACATGTAATTTCATTgagtattaattttaatatagaaTAGCTATacaaaaaatgagtttgagataGGGAAATAAAATCACAACATGTGACCAATTTAGTCATCTCAATAGATGGAATAACATCAGCCAGATGATTTGCTAAGTGCAATTCTTGTGGCTTCTCAAGGGGTTCATTTTTCTTCTGTAACAGTCAAAATTTTCACTCTCCCCCCATCTGTCCATCCATTTTCTGACTGCTTGTTTGATAGTTAATGTTATGTTTTAGAAGTGTGATCAATCAATTCAATAGCAATAGCAGCAAGTTCTCATGACATTTCAACTAATCTGGCTTCACAAATGGAACTAAGAATAGCACTCTTCATAGTCCAAATTTTATTAGGAACAAGAAAACAATTGGCTTTTGATGGATTAGTTCCATTAGTTTGAAATGTGTCCCATTGTGTTTTTGATGTCAAGCATGAGCATGTGGTCAGTTAATTCATCTAGGGAATTATCTGTAAGAAAAACCATTGATATAGTAAGATACTGAAAGTGGGCCATATGTGCTTGCTGTGAAACAGATATATATTGTTTCGAACTATCAGGACTACATCATCACTTTTTCTTTAACTGTGATTGCTAGAACACTCATGGAAAATTTTGATATATCAGATCGAAAACGAGTATGGCAATTTCATAAAAAAGTATGGAGATTCTGGGAAAAAGTATATCCAGTGGTGTGCTGACATGGCAAAATCTCTCAATGTGAATGTGCCATGGATCATGTGCCAGCAAGCAGATGCACCATCTCCTATGGTAAATACACCTAAACCTAGATCTTTTATGGTTTGTTCTAAGGTTGATAGGTCAAAATGGCAACTTTGTCAAGTTTCTTGGCATCCTCAGGTGCAGTGATGTGCATCAAGTCAGATAGAGTATATTTGTGAGAGTTCCTTTTAGTGTTAGGATCACGTTAACTAAATCAACTTACAATTTGTTGGCATTCCCACCTTGCAGATAAATACTTGCAATGGCTTCTACTGTCACAAGTTCAAGCCAAATCGCCCAAGCATTCCCAAAATGTGGACAGAAAATTGGACCGGATGGTGAGCTCGTCTTGCTCTTAATCAATTTCACCCCTCAGTACAAACCTGACAGTGAGTTTGTTGAGATTCTTTAGGTTCAAAGGTTGGGGAGAGAGTCAACCTCATAGACCTGTTGAAGATGTGGCTTATGCAGTGGCAAACTTCTTTGCATCTGGAGGCACCTTCCAGAATTATTATATGGTGCAAAATACACATTTCAATGCATACATCATTATGAATTAATCGACACAAGTTTCTTTCGTATGCTGAGAGTTGGTTATAATTGACTACCTTAATACATGATAACTTTTTCAGAAGGGATAATTACATCATGCTTGTCTCTGCTGTTAATCTATCCCATTACTCTTTTTCAGTATCATGGAGGAACCAATTTTGGTCGGACATCAGGAGGTCCTTATCTTACAACATCATATGATTATGATGCTCCTCTAGATGAATATGGTACTTATCACATGACACCTTCTTGACAGAAACATTTCAGTATCAACTTGTAGAATGCATGTTTAGACCCTGCAACAAAACCAGCTTTAGAAGCATCTTAAGACTTTGTTACTATATTATAGGCAAAACATTTCCTGATTGACGGTTTGAGTGTTTATATTAACTGAATATTATCGGAACTCTgaatcttttgttttctttttatgcCTTTGTGTGGAGATTTGGGAAAATGCTTCTGCAGAATGAGATATTTGTTAGTCAAGCAAAATTACATGACTTTTTTTTTAGCACAAGATTCAAAATGGCAAACCGATGTACTAGAAATACCATTTCTTACTCATTAAGAGTATACTGCCCATAATATTTGTGATGTAATTAAGACTAACAAGATTCTTTCGTTCCGTTTATCAAGCATTGAACAATCCATGAATATTATGAATCTTTTCCTCATCTATAAAGGGAACATAAGGCAACCAAAGTGGGGACATTTGAAGCAATTACATAGTGCCATTAAAATGATGGAGAAGATTCTCACATACGGTGAAGTCAATACCACACAGCTGGGAAATGCATTGGCGGTCTGTCATACTTATCCCTCTGTTTTTACCTATTGATGCATGGCATACAAAACTGACACCAATTTACTATTTTGCAGGTAACAAAGTTCTCCATAAATGAAACTAGTTCTGGCTGTTTCTTGACCAATGCTAATCAATCAGATGATGCCAATGCAACATACAATGGAAACACATATCTTGTGCCTTCTAGGTCTATCAGTATCCTCCCTGATTGCAAAAAGGAAGTCTACAACACTGCCAAGGTAAATTGCTTACATCTTTTCAATAGGATGGAATTGGACCTCTTTGTACAAATGTGATTAGCCTAAGCTTTTTATGGCATATGAAAGGAAAATCAAGACAAAGACCTTAAGGAGTCTTTATAATCCAAGATACCTTCAACCGGCACAGATATAACTATTAGAATAAACGGAATGTAATTCAGATTGACTTACATGGCTAAATTGTACACTTCATTATAGATCAACACAGGCCAAAAATTTATTCATAATTAGGTTTAGATGTACTTAAAATGTGGACCATTTTATAATAACACCTAATCTAAACAGGAGTCTTTGGTGCATGTTAAGAAGTTGGAACTATtgtccatcaaggttatctcataCTTGGGTGTTAATGGAATTTCTTTAAATTCTATTTGCATGCAGGTAACCACACAAACTTCTTTGATGGTTAACAAACCTGTCAAGTCTACAAAATTGAGTTGGAAATGGCACTCTGAAATCATGGAGGATACCCTCAATGGTAAGGGGTCATTCTCTAATGAGTCACTATTAGAGCAGATCATGACTACTGGTGATGCTAGTGACTACTTGTGGTACATGACCAGGTAATATACTTTTATGTTCATCTTGCAAAATAAACATCGATTGTTCAGTCGGTAGCTACATGACAATCAAATGGATATAGCGTCAAGAACAAACAACCCACAGTGTTAGTTCATTACCCTTTCAACTTGACATTCCAAAAAAGTATGACTAGACAAGCTAAACAGAAATATCTTACACAATGCAACATATTGCCAGAGTTTTTGGTAGGTAAAAACTTAATACAACAATCGCTAGTATTGTTTATGTATTGTCTCATATAAATGCTGTCTCCTAATTAATAGTGCACCATCATAAAACCTAATCCATAGTAGTATAGTTTACTTCATgatttttctattattttataaGCTGTATGAATCAGAAAAAGCATCTATACTTTTCTTGTTTGGTCACTTTGTGCATCAGAAGAATTCTTATTTAAGTACATGTTGTTACAGTGTGACACTCAACAAATCCAGTACATCTTGGCGCAAGAAGATGAACCTACGGGTTAAAACAAAAGGCCACATTCTTCATGCTTATGTTAACAACCGCCTAATAGGTAATTCTTCTTATCAGTGCCTTCTTAGTTGTAAACTCAATTTGAGTTCCAACTGTGCAATAACAGAActaattttatgttttttttcttcCCATATATACCCTTCATTTAGTAAATGTAAAAACAACAAACTTTGAGGATGTTTAGATTGGAAAGTGTTGTGAACAGTCCATCGAATATTGTCACAGCAGGATCAGGATATACTACTAAAGGATCTTACAAGTTTGTCTTTTTGCAAACAGTCTAACAAAGTTTGTAACAACAGGATCAGGTTATGCTACAAAAGGATCTTACAAGTTTGACTTTGAGCAGGAGGCCGAACTGAGGGATGGACATAATTTCATTACATTGCTCAGTGCTACTGACGGTCTGGCGGTTTGTATTTCCATATGCACGTACATTTATAGTTTTCTAGTTCATCTATTGTAGGCAGATCTATTGTTAATCTTATTGTTAAGGGTGCCAACAAGTCTAGCTGCTTTCTATCTATGCACAGGTTTTGAGAGAAGTTGTGTTTTATAAAGAATTATTTGGGCATCTTTTGAAATTCCAAAGTCCCTTGAAGCACTAAACTAGGACTTGCTTTGATATCATATGGTTCCTTATTTTCgttgaagaaagaaaaggatGCATGATTCTGAGAGAAAATTTTCCATTTGTTATCGATAATGCTTCATGTGGAACGAGAACAACTTTGGTAACAGAATGCTTGTCTGGTGTCCTGGTCAGAACTATGGGGCATTTTTTGACTTGCAAAAGGCTGGAATCGATGGTGGTCCTGTTGAACTTATTGGAAATGGAAAGGAAAAAATTGACTTGACAAAAAACAAATGGTCATACaaggtatctttaagtacttAATTCAGATGATTCAAGAAAACATTCTTGTTCTATAAATATTATTGTGGCTCttaaaactctattcaaattgTTGCGAGATTGGACTGAATGGAGAGATGAGCAAAATCTACTTGCCATCAGCAACCCATGGCCTCAACTGGAACTCTGATCGACTTCCTATTAACAAGTCAATGACTTGGTATAAGGTAATGAAAAGTTAAAGACTTACTGGAGACCACCATTTCTTGTTTTTCACATTGTTCTCAAATGATTATCAACGATGAATTAGTATGTTTAAAGTTCAACTTTTGTGGAGGTGCAAGACTATATATTTTGGTTGGTTTTATTTGATTCAGACAACATTTGAGGTTCCTGATGGCAATGATAGTCTCGTGTTGGACCTGCAAGGAATGGGGAAAGGGCATGCTTGGGTGAACGGGCAGAGCATTGGGCGCTACTGGCCAAGCTTCCTTGCTGCTGACAGCGGGTGTGAACCTTGTGATTACCGACAAAAATATGACTCGGACAAGTGTAGAACTGAATGCGGAATGCCTTCTCAGAGATGGTAAGTTCGTTAAGCTTCAAACTCTTGGCTGTTTTAGTTCTGCACTGTCTGCAGATATTAAAATTTGCATTAGGAAGGGCTATCATACCCACAGGTTTGAGATCAAAATTTCTGTTGGGCAATACAGATAACAGATTAACCTTTCGGTTCAAACTTTTGTATGTTGTGGTGCTGGTTTGAGCACCACCAACTAGCACACATCGATAATGCAAGACTGAGCAACGACACAGTCGCTTCTGCAAAATTAGAACATCAGATTTCCTAGAAAAAGAGGATGCCAACTGACCTACTGGGTGTCATCCTGTTGTTGGTCATCAAATAACTTTAGTGAGCTTCTAAAGagggtaaattttttgatgcagaaCAAAAGTTTTGAAGTTATGCACTAGCTTTAAAGTATAATCATACGAAAGTAGACGTCGAGTATCATGATTCTATTTCGCTTTTCACTTTCATGTCTTTGTTATTTTGTCATTCATATTGCAGTTCAAAGCACTTGAAAGGAATTCTTTCCCCCACCTCAACTCTATAGTAAAGGCAGAAACTGAACTCTGAGAACAAGCAAGTTTTTGAAAGAATAGTATTCAAAAATTGTTCTTGTACCATTTGATACTAGACTCATAATTGAGCTTCCAATAGGTACCATGTCCCTAAATCCTTCACTACCAAGGGACCCAATACTCTGATCTTGTTCGAGGAAGTCGGTGGTGATCCTTCTCAAGTGAGTCTCCAGACGGTGACCATTGGAACAGTATGCGCCAATGTTGTCGAGGGAAGCATTCTGGAGCTGTCATGCCAAGGGAGCAGAAGCTTCAGCGAGATTCAATTTGCAAGCTTTGGAAATCCTGAGGGGTCTTGTGGTTCGTTTAAGAAGGGCTCTTGTGAGGCTCCTGATGCCTTAGCGGTCGTAAAGAAGGTAATGGATGTTTCCTTTGGCCAAGAACACATGCATACACCAAGACCAGGTCAAATGACGTCGATGTTTTCTGATTCCAGGCATGCATTGGTCGATCTAACTGCTCAATCAATGTGACTGCAAACGCATTCGGGCCCAGTGAATGCAGCGATCTCAGCAGGAGTCTCGCAGTACAAGCAATCTGCTGATGAAACCCCTCTTCTCATATGAACAGCCTTCTTTGctttgcgagaggttacaagtaagaaacagagctcggtgccaGCTCCTGTTTGTatactctcttctcttctcttcaagTTTTTTCTTTCCATCGAGTGTTGAATGTACTGCAAATGTTACACTCATGCTCTGTCGGCATGAAGCCTGAAACTAATTTTTGTTTAAGCTGTGAAATGGAGCATCAACATGTTTCAGTATAACTCACAAATCAATGCTATACCCTTGTGATTGTTGGAAACCTTTGTGCCGTGGCCAAAGTGTCAGTACGGTTCGGTCCAATCGTGTATGCACAAAGTTGCCCATGCGAGTGTTGGATATTGGAAGTGAGCGTCGGGTCGTCGGGTCGGGTTGGGTTCGAGCCTCATCTCCTAAGGCCAACCTTCTTTCTTAGCGGGTTGCTTGTTTTTTCATTGTCGAGTTTCTACACACGGGCCAAATTCGGAAGGGGGATTTTTTCACTCGATCCCTCCGAAGTTTAAGTTAGTGTTGAGTAGAGTAAGAGGAAGTAGAGTGCTTTAGCTTCTTGAtggttggcttttatacctgcAAACGAGAATTAATCATACATGGTTCGTTACGAGGGCAAGTGGTCATCCCATTCAGGTTTGAGGTGTCGCATCATTATAGTCTGGAGCTCCTTCGTTGGCACCGTCGAGATTGTCGATTGTTATCACGTGGATGGTGGATGGTGttgaaatatatcatatcaatgCTATACGCTTGTGATATCTTTTAAATACAAAGGATGTTATGCCTCTTCACAAGTGTCAGTGTTGATCCTAAAGTTTTCGTCAATGATTAGCTGAGATGTTAAAGACGGAGGAATTGAGTCGTCATCAGAATTGGCTTATTTTATGATATCGGTGAACGATCGAATCGAATCTCATATCATTGCTGGCTGGCCAAAAACTAATTCGATCAAAATTCCTCACCATAATATATGACAGTGAATAATGCGAACATCAATTCAAATGCTTTGTCCATCTGATATGTCGACCAAAATCTTTCATCAGAATAATATGATCGACTCTTTACGCTTCGAGTAACAATCGGTGATTTCACATAATTGTCATATTCCTCATTTTCAACACGCGAATAACGTATTCATACCCAAGTCAAACATCCAAAAATATACTTGCCGAACACGTTTGGATCTTTCTGACGTTGACTTTGCTACACATCAAAAATGTTGTCGCGTGGTTGGTTCAGATCCGCACGACACGACCCAACTCACgtagcagtagtagtagtagcatgCTTGGGGATATTAATTATCCGCGGCTCGTGTTGTGTGTCGTCGCGGTCATGACCTGGTCAAGCTCGCAAAACTAGGTCTCGGGTGAGATCTCAGTAACTGGGTTCCCTTTTCGTGTTCCTGTCGCGGGTGGGAGCCGCGATGTGAAGCCCCACCTGTGAATGCATCTTCCCCCGCCGGAACGGACGGACGGCGAGGGAACAGATGGGAAAAGTTGAGTTGATCAAAAGGATTCTTCATCACTGGTCatgtcaccaaaatccaatcatcaTCACAGCGAGGGCCGACCGGTCGACACGGCCGAAGATGCTACTACATAAagctatatttttctttttaatattacgAGAGTAAAATAAtccttttttaatgaatttttttttatttacgagAAAAATCAAAGGTTAGaaattcttttaaaaaatttatctaatttaatatatatatatatatataaaacagagTTCGTGCCCGCGTAGTTGTCCTACGCGTCACACGGCTGCCGAGTCGGCAAATAATTGACCAAAGTCGACCCCTCCGGCCTTGACCGCCCGACCATTTTGTCTTGGGATTTAAACGGAAGTCTATTTAAGGGACAACACATTTCGCATCCAAACTCCAATAATAAATAAGGATTAGACATTAACCAAACATCTCGCCGCCCAACAACCTCTGTGAACGCATCTCTCTTATAAATGATCGAACGAGCTAAATGACTCGTTCCACTATTCGTCACAtcacaaaatattatattataaaaattattatagtctctttttgacttttttttactaatttatatttatattatccttatttttataattttaaatatatatatatatatatatatatatatatatatatatatatatattaatccaaATTAA of the Musa acuminata AAA Group cultivar baxijiao chromosome BXJ3-2, Cavendish_Baxijiao_AAA, whole genome shotgun sequence genome contains:
- the LOC135631761 gene encoding beta-galactosidase-like isoform X1; the protein is MMGPSRALLLVIAIACCLSSSAMNVTYDGRAIIIDGQRRVLISGSIHYARSTAEMWPDLIQKAKEGGVDAIDTYIFWNAHEPSRGEYNFEGNLNFIKFIKIVQDAGLYVVLRIGPYVCAEWNYGGFPVWLHQIPGIELRTNNDIFKAEMQTFTTLIVSMIKKEKLLAPEGGPVIITQIENEYGNFIKKYGDSGKKYIQWCADMAKSLNVNVPWIMCQQADAPSPMINTCNGFYCHKFKPNRPSIPKMWTENWTGWFKGWGESQPHRPVEDVAYAVANFFASGGTFQNYYMYHGGTNFGRTSGGPYLTTSYDYDAPLDEYGNIRQPKWGHLKQLHSAIKMMEKILTYGEVNTTQLGNALAVTKFSINETSSGCFLTNANQSDDANATYNGNTYLVPSRSISILPDCKKEVYNTAKVTTQTSLMVNKPVKSTKLSWKWHSEIMEDTLNGKGSFSNESLLEQIMTTGDASDYLWYMTSVTLNKSSTSWRKKMNLRVKTKGHILHAYVNNRLIGSGYATKGSYKFDFEQEAELRDGHNFITLLSATDGLANYGAFFDLQKAGIDGGPVELIGNGKEKIDLTKNKWSYKIGLNGEMSKIYLPSATHGLNWNSDRLPINKSMTWYKTTFEVPDGNDSLVLDLQGMGKGHAWVNGQSIGRYWPSFLAADSGCEPCDYRQKYDSDKCRTECGMPSQRWYHVPKSFTTKGPNTLILFEEVGGDPSQVSLQTVTIGTVCANVVEGSILELSCQGSRSFSEIQFASFGNPEGSCGSFKKGSCEAPDALAVVKKACIGRSNCSINVTANAFGPSECSDLSRSLAVQAIC
- the LOC135631761 gene encoding beta-galactosidase-like isoform X2, coding for MQTFTTLIVSMIKKEKLLAPEGGPVIITQIENEYGNFIKKYGDSGKKYIQWCADMAKSLNVNVPWIMCQQADAPSPMINTCNGFYCHKFKPNRPSIPKMWTENWTGWFKGWGESQPHRPVEDVAYAVANFFASGGTFQNYYMYHGGTNFGRTSGGPYLTTSYDYDAPLDEYGNIRQPKWGHLKQLHSAIKMMEKILTYGEVNTTQLGNALAVTKFSINETSSGCFLTNANQSDDANATYNGNTYLVPSRSISILPDCKKEVYNTAKVTTQTSLMVNKPVKSTKLSWKWHSEIMEDTLNGKGSFSNESLLEQIMTTGDASDYLWYMTSVTLNKSSTSWRKKMNLRVKTKGHILHAYVNNRLIGSGYATKGSYKFDFEQEAELRDGHNFITLLSATDGLANYGAFFDLQKAGIDGGPVELIGNGKEKIDLTKNKWSYKIGLNGEMSKIYLPSATHGLNWNSDRLPINKSMTWYKTTFEVPDGNDSLVLDLQGMGKGHAWVNGQSIGRYWPSFLAADSGCEPCDYRQKYDSDKCRTECGMPSQRWYHVPKSFTTKGPNTLILFEEVGGDPSQVSLQTVTIGTVCANVVEGSILELSCQGSRSFSEIQFASFGNPEGSCGSFKKGSCEAPDALAVVKKACIGRSNCSINVTANAFGPSECSDLSRSLAVQAIC